TCGCCTGCTTTTTTTGTATCGAACAGAAATTCCAGATTATCATATATCGGCTGCATCCACGGGCGGAGCTTTTCTTCTTTTTCACCGGGTAGATAACCGATATCTTTCCCCATAGGAACGACCGGCCTTGCGATCAGCAGCTTTTTGTATTTGTGGTCATCCTCTACTTTACACAAACCGGCGGCTAGTGCGAGCAGTGTCTTGCCTGTACCGGCCTTGCCTGTTATCGTAACCAATGGTATATCGTCATTCAATAATAGCTCTAAAGCCATTCTCTGTTGAGCATTGCGGGCTGATATCCCCCACACCGGATCGTTGCTGAGATAAAGAGGCTCCAGCCTTGTGGCATCCGAGTTCACGCGAAGCAATGCCGACTTTCCGCTTCCCATCTCGTCTTTCAAAATAACAAATTCATGTGGAAAGAGGGTATACGGAAGCTGAAGAGGCTTGATTGGTAATGAACGATAGCTGTAAAACTCATCTATTACTGATGGGTGTACCTTCAGAGTTGTATGGCCTGCATACAACTCACTCGGGTCCGCTGTTCTGTCAGACAAATAATCCTGGGCTGTCAGACCAAGCACATCCGCTTTAATTCTGACCAGCACATCCTTGCTGACCAACACGACAGGACGCGAATTTTCTTTAGGTTCTTCCTCCAATTTATAATTCAAAGCGACGGCCAGAATCCGATTGTCGTTCGAGGCCTCGCAAAACATCTCTTGTACCTTAACAAAGCTGCGGTGGTTCAGCTCAACCTTGAGTCTGCCTCCGTGTTCTAATGGAACACCATCATGCAGTTGTCCCTTCTCCCTGAGTCCGTCAAGCAGACGTGATACAGAGCGGGCATTCCGTCCGAGCTCATCGGCATTTCGCTTCTTGGAGTCGATTTCTTCAAGTACAACAGCGGGAATGACCACATCATGCTCCTCAAATGCAAAAATTGCATTAGGATCGTGCAACAGAACGTTGGTATCCAGTACAAAAATTTTTTTCATCGTATCCCCTCCACTGCTCCTTCATTACACACATCCACCACATTATCGAAGCAAACCCCATATAGTTCGTTCTATGCTGTATGAAAGGACAAAATGAACCTTTGAGACTGCTATTCTCAAGTTATTGGCCAGGGCGCGCTGCTGTATTACTAACCATCACCTCCTTTCAGAATACAAGAGGTTTACAATAAATAGGCAGTTTACGACAACAGCTGTCAATGTAATGACAGAGTCCGTACTTGCCACGCAAAAATCTGCAAAAACGTACAAAAAAAGCCCAGTGATAACATCACTAGGCTTTTCGCATGGCAGCAAAAACTTGTCCGTCAAGCTTTTCGGCTGCGCGCTCATCATAAATTTTAACATACTCAGGAGATGCAACTAATTCAATACCGTGAAAAAGTGCATTCCTCACCGCTTCAACATGAATGTCGAAACAACACATGTCAAATGGCACTTCATCCAGAGGGCCCTGACGAACTTCAGCACGACCTCCGATAGCAAATACTTGTTCGTCTCCATACACCGTTACGGTCACAAGTGGATTTTGCTTGAGATTGTTCACAAGCCGTGAACGATAATCAATCGCTAACCGGAGTGTGAAAGGATCTACCACATAAATCCATGAAATAATGCTCGAAGTCGGGCCGCCGGATTCAGCATCCACCGTATTTAGCAAAACGAATGTTTCGGGCTGCAGTTTCTGCATCAAAGCTTCCGTCAATTGCGTAGTGGGTTGGGACATTACACCGGCCTCCTGTACAATGAACTTTCGTTTGTTACATTGTATTATATCACAGCGTAAAACTTGCCTTCTTTTGTCACGGCTTAGATGCGGATTCCGTATTTGTACCCTCCGGTTCACGGGTATGCTTGCCGGCCAGTTCATCTTTCAATGCTTGCTTCGCTTTCGTCAGCTCACTGTCGCTAATATAAACGAAAGGACTACGCCATTCGCCAGTAAGCGGCACAAATTTCACATCTTCTTTTTTAATGTCGTAATACGCCATGATCATATTTTTAACCTGATCTTTTTCAAGATCGGTTTTCATATTATCGTCCACCGCATCAAGTACATTAAACGCTTTTGTTGCTCCACCGAACGACTTCATTCGGTCGATCAGAGAATGAAGCACCTCACTCTGACGGGCATTCCGGTCAAAGTCGTTGGACTCCTTAGTCTTCGGCTTACAGTTCATCGACTTCCGGTAGCGGACATAATCCAGTGCTTGCTTTCCATCAAGCTCTTGCGGACCGACCTTCAAATTTATATCGGTTCCGTCCACAGAGTCCCGGTGGCACATGTTATATTTCACGTCCACGTTCACTCCACCGAGGGCATTAACTACATCACGGAATCCCTGAAAGTCAAGAACGGTAACGTAGTCTATATCCACATCCAGATATTTTCCAAGCATCGTCTTCATTTGGTCTTCGGCAAGAATACCACTCTTCTTTTCCTGCGTCTTGAATATAGGATAGAAAGCATTCAGCTTCTGGTTGGATTTATAACCTTCCAGCTGCAAGCTTGTATCTCTTGGCAATGATATCAATGTGGCTGAATTCGTCTCCGGATGCATCGAAACGACCATAACCACATCCGTAAGATGAGTCCCGGTTTCCGGCCGATGGTCCGTACCAAGCAGGAGCATCGTGATCGGTTTGACCTTAGCTGACTGCTCCGGGGCTACCTTCTCATTATTACCGGTATCAAGTATACCGTTCTCAACCTTGAGGTATAAACTTCCGGCATAAACCGCAACTCCTAAAACCGCCAGTAGCACAAGAATCAGAATAATTTTAAAAAATGATTTCACACCGCTTTTTTTCTTTGGAGGCGGCTTCTTTTTGCTTTGTCCCCCGCTTTTTGCTCTCGGAGGTAGATTAGATTGACCAGAACTCATATCATAACACCTTTTTTCATTCAATTTAGAGGAATGTCCGATAAACACCCCAACATAGGAGCATTTACCGGACCATGTGTACTTCTCTCTCTTTTATAAACGAGGGTGACTGGCAAAAAGTTTCCGGATCAACCGGCAGGGTAAAATTTAGCGTGTTTTCGCTTCCGTCTGAGATTTCCTTTTCTGACGGTCCTCTACAAAATAGCGGATCCGAACCATCAACATCAGCGCCACTGCAACGAGCAGACATTGGATAATCGGCAGTTTGTCAACTTGAAAGATGAGCAGCATGCCGGAGCCCAGTGCCATCAGGATATACAGGAGAATTTCTTTCAGAAGCGGAAGCTTCTGCTTCACCCGGAACACCTTGTTGTACACGTAAGTAATAAGCACAAAAATGATGATATAGGAAATGAGAGGATGCGCGGCAAACCAGACTTGCATAACAGGTTCACTCCTTTACGATAGGAAACACATTCAGCGACTTCTATATTAGAGAAGGTTGCTCTCTCTATTATAGATTCGATTCCGCCATTTTACGATGCTTTTCTGCACGTTCGCGTTCACTCTTGTTCAAAACCTTCTTACGAAGACGAACGGACTTCGGTGTAATTTCACAATATTCATCGTCATTCAGGTACTCTAGCGCTTGCTCCAATGAGAACATACGAGGTGTTTTCATCTTAACGGTATCGTCCTTCGTAGCAGAACGTACGTTAGTAAGCTGCTTCTCTTTGCAGATATTTACAACGATGTCGTTATCACGAGTATGCTCGCCGACGATCATACCTTCGTAAACTTCAGTACCTGGCTCCAGGAACAGTGTTCCACGGTCTTCCACGGACATCATGCCGTAGAATGTCGTTGATCCGTTCTCGGTTGAAACCAGAACACCTTGGTGACGTCCGCCAACCTGGCCACCATGTAGCGGTCCGTAGCTGTCGAAAGCATGGTTCATCACACCATAACCACGTGTCAGTGTCAGGAAGTGAGTACGATAGCCAATCAGTCCACGAGCAGGAATCAGGAACTCTAGACGTACCTGACCGTTACCGCTGTTAACCATGTTAACCATCTCGGCTTTACGGGAGCCCAGACTTTCCATAATTGCGCCCGTGCTGTCTTCAGGCACATCGATCATCAGACGTTCGATCGGCTCCATTTTGACACCGTCGATTTCTTTTACGATAACTTCAGGCTTGGATACCTGCAGCTCATATCCTTCACGACGCATGTTCTCAATCAGGATGCTGAGGTGAAGCTCGCCGCGACCAGATACAATATAAGCATCCGGGCTGTCTGTCTCATCCACACGAAGGCTGACGTCTGTTTCCAGCTCTTTAAAGAGACGATCACGCAGTCTACGGGATGTAACCCATTTACCTTCACGTCCTGCAAACGGACTGTTGTTAACGAGGAACGTCATTTGCAGTGTAGGCTCATCAATCTTAAGCACAGGAAGGGCTTCAGGATGCTGAGGATCCGCAACGGTTTCGCCAATGTTAATGTCTTTAATACCGGAAATGGCAACAATGTCTCCCGCTCCCGCTTCAGCGATCTCTACACGCTTCAAACCTTGAAAACCAAACAGCTTCTCAATACGAGCAGTCTTGCTGGAACCGTCGCGGAGCATAACGGTAACTGGTTGTCCTTGCTTGATAATACCACGGTTCACGCGGCCAACAGCAATCCGACCCAAATATTCGTTGTAGTCCATCAATGTTACGAGGAACTGTAAAGGCTCGTCCACTTTCTCGGTTGGGGAAGGGATATGCTCGATAATCGTTTCGTACAGAGCAAGCATGTTGTCATCCTGTTTCTCTGCATCAAGACTTGAAGTACCGTTCAGTGCGGATGCGTACACAACTGGAAACTCCAGTTGTTCGTCGTTCGCGCCAAGCTCGATAAACAGGTCCAGAACTTCATCTATAACTTCCGCCGGACGAGCTGCCGGACGGTCGATTTTGTTAACAACAACAATAGGAGTTAGGTTGTGCGCAAGCGCTTTGCCAAGCACAAATTTCGTCTGAGGCATACATCCTTCATAAGCATCAACAACAAGCAGTACACCGTCAACCATCTTCATGATACGTTCCACTTCGCCACCAAAGTCAGCATGGCCTGGAGTATCCACAATGTTGATTAGAAAATCTTTATACGTTATGGCCGTATTTTTGGCCAAAATGGTAATCCCGCGTTCACGTTCCAGGTCATTCGAGTCCATCGCCCGCTCCTGCAAAGTTTCGTGCTCCCGGAAAATACCGGATTGCTGCAGCAACTGGTCGACAAGCGTCGTTTTTCCATGGTCAACGTGGGCAATGATTGCGATGTTGCGAATCTGATCTCTAGATTGCATAAATATATCTCAAATCCCTTCTTTTCGAATGAGCCACCCAAAGAAGCGCCGGGCGTTAATGCCAACCGACGCTTCAACATAACCACTATATTATAGGTAATCTGATACAGAAATCAAGTCTTTTCAGAAAATTTCCAGTAAAATTACCATCCGCGGCTCCATTTTCCGCCCTTCGTCCGGTTACGTCCATAAATAAGCCAGATCCCTGCTGCGATCAAAACAAGCGCGATAATATAAAACGCTCCAGTGTCTAACCAAGTGAAAATAAAGATCACAACCGATAAAAGCATCAGACCAAGTGCCATCGGAAATACGGCCCCGGGACGAGGTTTCTCATAAATATAATACTCATATAAACCTACTGCAACACCCAAAATAAGGATCGGCCACAACGAGCGCATCAGATCCCATCCCCAGAAACTGCAGATAAGGAACAGCACTCCATAAACCGTCAGAATCCCGCCGGGGATCAAGATCGCTGCTGACGCACGACGGCCAAAGAACAATACATGAAGAAGCAGACCCGGTAGAAGCAGGACTAGCGGCCATAAGGTACGGCCCAAAAACCCAAACACTCCAAGCTTACCGAGCAAAATTACAACGCCTGCCGTAACGATAAACAAACCGAGCATTAAATCTTTTTTGGAGGACATCTCATCACCCTCTTTATTTAATATGTACGATCGCAAGAAAATGTAGTTATCTTAATCTTATCCGAAACCGACAAAAAAAACCATATCCTGAGCTTGTACCCCATAAAAAAACGTTGGACTCGATTCACAACGAAAAAAAAGGGAGCCCTAGGATCTCTTTGGACCTTGTGGGCATCCCCGTTCTATAACATACAGCCTTACTTTTTTAACATTTTTAATCCGCTTAAGCCTATGACCAAGAGCGCCAACATTGCAGGTAAAATGCTATGGGACTGAGGTGCCCAGTAGGCAATAAGTAGTCCAGCCTTGGAATCCTGAAGTAGCATGTCCCCTGCCGTATAAGCAAGAATTCCTGCCCCGATATACAGCAGGATCGGAAATTTCTGAAGTAACTTTGATATGATACCGCTTCCCCACACGACAATGGGGATGCTAAGCAGGATACCGATCATAATTAAAGCCAAATCACCGTTCGCAAGACCTGCTATCGCAAGAACATTATCCAGACTCATTACAAAATCCGCAATAAGAATCGTATTGATCGCTTTCCACACAGACGAAGATTCAGTGACACGGATGCCGCTATCATGCTGGTCAGCCAGCAGTTTAAATGCAATCCACAACAAAAGTAGAGCCCCTCCGGCTTGTAAATACGGTACCTTAAGAAGCAATACGGCAGCAAACGTGAGAACACACCGCAGTAACACTGCACCCAAAGTGCCGATCCATATTGCCCTTTTCTTGTGTTTCTCAGGAAGATCCTTACTCGCCATAGCAATGACCAAGGCGTTGTCACCGCTTAGCACCAGATTAATGATTAATATTTGTCCTAACAGCCATATCGTCTCCACCTGACAACCCCCCCACTTAACACATATGAGCGGTGTGTGCAGGCTATGCTTGCACGATTGAAAAAATAGGCCTATAATAAATCCACTTTGTTTAGGTGGAACCGTAACACAAGAGGAGTGACAAACATGGATACCACAACTGTGGAATTTTTCTTGGCCTTAATCAACATCGTGTTCTTAGATCTCGTCCTAGCTGGAGATAACGCCATTGTCATTGGCTTGGCTGCCCGAAATCTTCCACCGGCTACTCAAAAAAAGGCAATTATCTACGGAACTGCCGGTGCTGTTATACTCCGCATTATTGCTACCATTCTCGTAGTCTGGCTGCTTAATGTGCCATGGCTAATGCTGGTAGGAGGAATTTTGCTTATCGGAATTGCGTACAAGCTTCTGACAGATGAGAACGACCATACGGATATCAAGGCAGGGAAAAACCTGGGCGCTGCTATCCGTACAATCATCGTCGCTGACGCAGCTATGGGTTTAGATAACGTTATTGCCGTAGCAGGTGCAGCGAAACATAATACACTTCTCGTCATCATTGGTCTTCTAATCAGTGTTCCTATCGTTGTTTGGGGCAGTACGCTATTTATCAAACTGATCAACCGGTTCCCTTGGATCATCTATCTAGGAGCAGCAGTATTGGGATTCACAGCCGCCTCAATGATCACGGGCGAAAAACATTTTAAAGCGTTTTTTGAATCCCACTCCCTTGTACGTGGTCTGTTCATTGCAGCGATTATCATGGGTGTTCTGGCTGCAGGACATTTCAAAAAGAAATCTAATCGCCGTCGCCGTGAACAAACTAGTACTTCGTGAACCATAAGGTACCTCAATAAAGACAATCCGCACTTAGCGGTAGTTTTTCTTGCGAGATAAGGATGCCGTTTACTCCGAAGTTTATACTTTCTTATCTCTCAACTAAAAGGACTTCCCTACCATGGGAAGTCCTTTTGTTATATCTTGGATGCAATTCTAGAACCATTTCTCTTTAACAACATCGTCCTGAATCTCTTCAAGATTCCGGTCTAAACTCAGCTCCGGTGTTACAATAATGGTCTCCGTCTGCTCAACAGCTATCTGAATAAGTTCAGACAAGCCTGGCAAGGAACTTTCCACTTTTTCCACGATCCGAAGGTTAGGGTTCGTTGTTGGTGATTTCGGGACAAACAATGTACAGCAATCCTCGTAAGGTAAAATAGAGGTCTCATAAGTTCCGACCTGCTTGGCCAGATTCACAATATCATTCTTGTCGGTCGTTATAAGCGGACGAAGAATCGGCAGTTCAGTGGCTCTGCCAATGACATTCATGCTAGGCAGCGTCTGGCTGGCTACCTGGCCCAAGCTATCCCCCGTTACGAGAGCGAGCGCACCTTCACGTTCAGCAAGCATAGTAGCAATGCGGAGCATTGCACGGCGCATGAACGTAATAATTAAATTATCCTGACCAATGCCAGTGAAGGATGTCTGTACATCGGTAAAAGGTACAAGATGAAGCTTGATGCGGCCCGCATAACCGGACAATATTCTCGTCAGATCAATAACCTTTTCTTTGGCCAGTTGGCTCGTGTATGGATAACTGTAAAAATGCACACATTCAATTTCCAGCCCCCTCCGCATAGCAGACCAGGCGGCAACCGGACTATCGATCCCCCCCGACAGAAGCAGCATTGCCTTTCCGTTCGTCCCGAGCGGATACCCGCCGACGGCTGGAATGACCTCGTAATAAAGATAGGTTTGGTCCTCGCGGATCTCGATCTTGAGCTCAATGTGCGGATGTTTTACTTGTACTTTGAGTTGTGAGTACGTTCGAAGCAGAGGAGAACCAATCAGATGATTCATCTCTTGAGAAGAATGTGGGAAACCCTTCCATACGCGTCTCGCATTCACCTTGAACGTTGTCTCGTCCGAAAGATCAGTCTGCCCTATAAAATCAACTGCAGTCTTGACAATTTCATCAAGCTCCGGCGGACAGACTCGGACAGGACTAACAGAGACGATTCCAAAGACCTTTTTGAGCACTCCGGTTAACGCTTCAGCCGGTTCCCCGTTCAACTCCACATATATTCTTCCATACTCTCTCAAGATTTTAGCTTTAGGGTATGCCTTTAGTAATGATCTTACATGCATAAGCACAGATTTCTCAAAACGGTTGCGGTTTTTCCCCTTCAGGGTAAATTCTCCGAAACGGAGAAGCAGCATGTCATAGGTTATATTCAAATGATTTTACCCCCTCTTAGCGCTTAAAGGTCGAAGCTTATCGGCTGATTGGCGGAGAGCAATAACCAGACGATTCATATCGTCATCCGTGTGCTCCCATCCCATACTGATACGAATGCCGCTTGCGGCTATTTCCTTATCTTTGCCCATAGCTTGTAAGACCCGACTTGGTTCACTATTCCTGGATGAACATGCCGATTTGGTCGACACAAGCATTCCGAGTTCCTCCAATGTATGAACCAGCACCTCCGGCTTTAAGCCCGGGTATGAGAAATGAACAATGTGTGGGGCCCCCTTCTCACTGCTGTTCAGTACAAAGTCTGGAATACTCCGGATTTCATTCAGAAGCAGACTACGCAGCTTGCCTATTTTATCATAAAAGGTATCCTGGCGCTCTTGTGCCAGTCTCATTGCCTTCGCAACAGCTACTGCCGAAGCCACGTTTTCAGTTCCGGGTCTCTGACCATTCTCCTGGGAACCACCAGCCAACAGAGGAAACAACTTTATTCCCTGTTGTACATACAAAATCCCCGCACCCTTCGGTCCTTTGAATTTATGCGCAGATAATGTATATAAATCAACCTTCCAATCCTTTAACGAAACAGAAAGCTTACCGAAGCCCTGCACACCATCCACATGGAACAATGTCCGGCTGTTCTTTTCCTTAACCAATTTCCCGATCTCGTTCAGAGGTT
Above is a window of Paenibacillus uliginis N3/975 DNA encoding:
- a CDS encoding PhoH family protein; protein product: MKKIFVLDTNVLLHDPNAIFAFEEHDVVIPAVVLEEIDSKKRNADELGRNARSVSRLLDGLREKGQLHDGVPLEHGGRLKVELNHRSFVKVQEMFCEASNDNRILAVALNYKLEEEPKENSRPVVLVSKDVLVRIKADVLGLTAQDYLSDRTADPSELYAGHTTLKVHPSVIDEFYSYRSLPIKPLQLPYTLFPHEFVILKDEMGSGKSALLRVNSDATRLEPLYLSNDPVWGISARNAQQRMALELLLNDDIPLVTITGKAGTGKTLLALAAGLCKVEDDHKYKKLLIARPVVPMGKDIGYLPGEKEEKLRPWMQPIYDNLEFLFDTKKAGDIDKILMGLGSIQVEALTYIRGRSIPGQFIIVDEAQNLSRHEVKTIVSRAGEGSKVILMGDPEQIDHPYLDAVSNGLTYVVERFKQESLSGHITLTKGERSKLAQLAADLL
- a CDS encoding pyridoxamine 5'-phosphate oxidase family protein translates to MSQPTTQLTEALMQKLQPETFVLLNTVDAESGGPTSSIISWIYVVDPFTLRLAIDYRSRLVNNLKQNPLVTVTVYGDEQVFAIGGRAEVRQGPLDEVPFDMCCFDIHVEAVRNALFHGIELVASPEYVKIYDERAAEKLDGQVFAAMRKA
- a CDS encoding LCP family protein — encoded protein: MSSGQSNLPPRAKSGGQSKKKPPPKKKSGVKSFFKIILILVLLAVLGVAVYAGSLYLKVENGILDTGNNEKVAPEQSAKVKPITMLLLGTDHRPETGTHLTDVVMVVSMHPETNSATLISLPRDTSLQLEGYKSNQKLNAFYPIFKTQEKKSGILAEDQMKTMLGKYLDVDIDYVTVLDFQGFRDVVNALGGVNVDVKYNMCHRDSVDGTDINLKVGPQELDGKQALDYVRYRKSMNCKPKTKESNDFDRNARQSEVLHSLIDRMKSFGGATKAFNVLDAVDDNMKTDLEKDQVKNMIMAYYDIKKEDVKFVPLTGEWRSPFVYISDSELTKAKQALKDELAGKHTREPEGTNTESASKP
- a CDS encoding YlaH-like family protein; its protein translation is MQVWFAAHPLISYIIIFVLITYVYNKVFRVKQKLPLLKEILLYILMALGSGMLLIFQVDKLPIIQCLLVAVALMLMVRIRYFVEDRQKRKSQTEAKTR
- the typA gene encoding translational GTPase TypA — encoded protein: MQSRDQIRNIAIIAHVDHGKTTLVDQLLQQSGIFREHETLQERAMDSNDLERERGITILAKNTAITYKDFLINIVDTPGHADFGGEVERIMKMVDGVLLVVDAYEGCMPQTKFVLGKALAHNLTPIVVVNKIDRPAARPAEVIDEVLDLFIELGANDEQLEFPVVYASALNGTSSLDAEKQDDNMLALYETIIEHIPSPTEKVDEPLQFLVTLMDYNEYLGRIAVGRVNRGIIKQGQPVTVMLRDGSSKTARIEKLFGFQGLKRVEIAEAGAGDIVAISGIKDINIGETVADPQHPEALPVLKIDEPTLQMTFLVNNSPFAGREGKWVTSRRLRDRLFKELETDVSLRVDETDSPDAYIVSGRGELHLSILIENMRREGYELQVSKPEVIVKEIDGVKMEPIERLMIDVPEDSTGAIMESLGSRKAEMVNMVNSGNGQVRLEFLIPARGLIGYRTHFLTLTRGYGVMNHAFDSYGPLHGGQVGGRHQGVLVSTENGSTTFYGMMSVEDRGTLFLEPGTEVYEGMIVGEHTRDNDIVVNICKEKQLTNVRSATKDDTVKMKTPRMFSLEQALEYLNDDEYCEITPKSVRLRKKVLNKSERERAEKHRKMAESNL
- a CDS encoding TerC family protein, which translates into the protein METIWLLGQILIINLVLSGDNALVIAMASKDLPEKHKKRAIWIGTLGAVLLRCVLTFAAVLLLKVPYLQAGGALLLLWIAFKLLADQHDSGIRVTESSSVWKAINTILIADFVMSLDNVLAIAGLANGDLALIMIGILLSIPIVVWGSGIISKLLQKFPILLYIGAGILAYTAGDMLLQDSKAGLLIAYWAPQSHSILPAMLALLVIGLSGLKMLKK
- a CDS encoding TerC family protein, which produces MDTTTVEFFLALINIVFLDLVLAGDNAIVIGLAARNLPPATQKKAIIYGTAGAVILRIIATILVVWLLNVPWLMLVGGILLIGIAYKLLTDENDHTDIKAGKNLGAAIRTIIVADAAMGLDNVIAVAGAAKHNTLLVIIGLLISVPIVVWGSTLFIKLINRFPWIIYLGAAVLGFTAASMITGEKHFKAFFESHSLVRGLFIAAIIMGVLAAGHFKKKSNRRRREQTSTS
- the thiI gene encoding tRNA uracil 4-sulfurtransferase ThiI, with translation MTYDMLLLRFGEFTLKGKNRNRFEKSVLMHVRSLLKAYPKAKILREYGRIYVELNGEPAEALTGVLKKVFGIVSVSPVRVCPPELDEIVKTAVDFIGQTDLSDETTFKVNARRVWKGFPHSSQEMNHLIGSPLLRTYSQLKVQVKHPHIELKIEIREDQTYLYYEVIPAVGGYPLGTNGKAMLLLSGGIDSPVAAWSAMRRGLEIECVHFYSYPYTSQLAKEKVIDLTRILSGYAGRIKLHLVPFTDVQTSFTGIGQDNLIITFMRRAMLRIATMLAEREGALALVTGDSLGQVASQTLPSMNVIGRATELPILRPLITTDKNDIVNLAKQVGTYETSILPYEDCCTLFVPKSPTTNPNLRIVEKVESSLPGLSELIQIAVEQTETIIVTPELSLDRNLEEIQDDVVKEKWF
- a CDS encoding cysteine desulfurase family protein yields the protein MLYWDHAATTPPYKEVVETMAEIMNQHYGNPSALHQAGEDAAKLLKRAREVCAGTLGVQSSEIVFTSGATEGNNIAIKGVAMHYRSRGQHIITTKTEHPSVYECCRQLESLGWEITYIPVDEYGVVDPLQVASVIRKDTVLVSIMHVNNETGAVQPLNEIGKLVKEKNSRTLFHVDGVQGFGKLSVSLKDWKVDLYTLSAHKFKGPKGAGILYVQQGIKLFPLLAGGSQENGQRPGTENVASAVAVAKAMRLAQERQDTFYDKIGKLRSLLLNEIRSIPDFVLNSSEKGAPHIVHFSYPGLKPEVLVHTLEELGMLVSTKSACSSRNSEPSRVLQAMGKDKEIAASGIRISMGWEHTDDDMNRLVIALRQSADKLRPLSAKRG